A region of Acidobacteriota bacterium DNA encodes the following proteins:
- the argH gene encoding argininosuccinate lyase → MWSGRFRRPLNPEFEQWQRSFPFDKRLLPQEMAASSAHARALAGVGVLSAAELKSLLDALAHVKHAVESDRRFLEDSEAEDVHHFLERRLVELAGDVGLKLHAGRSRNEQIATDLRLFVRDAIDQLGMKLVEFVDAILDKAKAAGQSAMPAHTHLQAAEPVLVAHWLLTYAEMLLRDHSRLQDCRERLNFCPLGSGAVAGATLPLDRQAMAAELGFTGPTANSIDATSDRDFAIEFVQSASLLGIHLSRWAEEMILFSTREFGFVRLPETYSTGSSAMPQKMNPDALELIRGKSGRLAGAATSLLMTVKGLPLAYNKDLQETQEPVFDAADTSLQCVQTAIGFLRDCDFDFARMGTAAECGFMNAMSAATYLAAKGVPFRTAHECSGKAVSFCLDRGCELADLSLEDLKQFNPAFDRDFYSAITLEAVLGCHDVPGGTAPAQVRAALENLEQRVRALQEALHAHA, encoded by the coding sequence ATGTGGTCGGGCCGGTTCCGCCGGCCGCTGAATCCGGAATTCGAGCAGTGGCAGCGGTCGTTTCCTTTTGACAAACGACTTCTGCCGCAGGAGATGGCTGCCAGCAGCGCACACGCTCGTGCGCTTGCCGGAGTGGGCGTGCTCTCCGCAGCGGAGCTGAAGTCGCTGCTCGACGCCCTTGCCCATGTGAAGCATGCGGTTGAGAGCGATCGACGATTTCTCGAAGACAGCGAAGCCGAGGACGTTCACCATTTCCTCGAGCGCAGGCTGGTTGAACTCGCCGGGGATGTTGGCCTGAAACTGCATGCAGGCCGCAGCCGCAATGAGCAGATCGCTACCGATCTGCGCTTGTTTGTGCGTGACGCGATCGATCAGCTTGGTATGAAGCTCGTCGAATTCGTGGATGCAATCCTCGATAAAGCCAAGGCTGCCGGACAATCGGCGATGCCGGCACACACGCATCTGCAAGCCGCGGAGCCAGTGCTGGTCGCGCACTGGCTGCTCACATACGCGGAGATGCTGCTGCGCGATCACTCGCGTTTGCAGGATTGTCGCGAGCGGTTGAACTTCTGTCCTTTGGGATCCGGAGCAGTCGCCGGAGCCACGCTGCCTTTGGATCGGCAGGCGATGGCTGCAGAACTCGGTTTCACCGGTCCTACGGCTAATAGCATTGACGCGACTAGTGATCGTGACTTTGCGATTGAGTTCGTACAGTCCGCTTCATTGCTCGGCATCCACCTGAGCCGGTGGGCGGAAGAGATGATCCTCTTCTCCACACGTGAGTTCGGATTCGTGCGACTTCCCGAAACGTACTCCACCGGCAGCAGCGCAATGCCGCAGAAGATGAATCCCGATGCGCTGGAGCTAATCCGCGGCAAATCGGGAAGGCTTGCCGGAGCGGCAACTTCATTGTTGATGACCGTAAAAGGCCTGCCTCTTGCCTACAACAAAGATCTGCAGGAGACGCAGGAGCCGGTGTTCGATGCGGCCGATACATCGCTGCAATGCGTACAGACTGCGATCGGCTTCTTGCGCGACTGCGACTTCGACTTCGCTCGCATGGGCACTGCTGCCGAGTGTGGCTTTATGAATGCTATGTCCGCTGCAACATATCTTGCAGCGAAGGGCGTTCCCTTCCGCACAGCCCACGAGTGCAGCGGCAAGGCCGTGAGCTTCTGCCTCGATCGTGGCTGTGAGTTGGCTGATTTGAGTTTGGAGGATTTGAAGCAGTTCAATCCGGCGTTTGACCGCGATTTTTATTCCGCGATCACGCTGGAAGCTGTCCTTGGTTGTCATGATGTTCCAGGCGGTACCGCTCCCGCACAGGTGCGAGCGGCTCTTGAAAATCTCGAACAGCGCGTTCGCGCGCTCCAGGAGGCACTCCATGCTCACGCGTAG